A window of the Gossypium hirsutum isolate 1008001.06 chromosome A05, Gossypium_hirsutum_v2.1, whole genome shotgun sequence genome harbors these coding sequences:
- the LOC107902504 gene encoding uncharacterized protein, producing MACCEQNCSHTDADIPIVYTECLFQNQAGQCLTLYKAFNIHGHGDPQKTIQDKETGEFKHFPDSEGLVGVVEYILEHKLKWVVAWSNIPGKPDKVYTQILEMKEGIDLVKIKFQLDFSGNQSCANKLGYSAEAIINSHTDIKPTMKATLKPADPSLV from the exons ATGGCCTGTTGTGAGCAGAACTGCTCACATACTGATGCTGATATTCCAATTGTGTATACAGAGTGCCTGTTTCAGAATCAAGCTGGACAGTGTTTAACACTGTACAAGGCCTTCAATATTCATGGCCATGGAGATCCCCAGAAAACTATTCAAGATAAAGAAACCGGTGAGTTTAAGCACTTCCCCGATTCCGAAGGTTTGGTCGGAGTTGTTGAATATATTCTGGAACATAAGCTAAAGTGGGTCGTTGCTTGGAGCAATATTCCTGGAAAACCAGACAAG GTATACACTCAGATCCTTGAGATGAAAGAAGGCATTGATTTGGTGAAAATTAAGTTCCAACTCGACTTTTCTGGGAACCAAAGCTGTGCTAACAAATTGGGATACTCAGCAGAGGCTATAATCAACTCACACACTGATATTAAACCAACAATGAAGGCAACCCTCAAGCCAGCTGACCCTTCTCTTGTTTAA